TTTTCTATGCCCAGCCCAGAACAGTCAAAGCCAGGCGAGGACAGGGAGAGTGTGAGTTGAGGGAGACCGACACTCCAGGGAGGGAGCTCTCCGGATGCTGAGTTCGGAGACGAGAGTTTGGAGTAGACAGTGAGGTGAGGGGTGTTTGGGTCGGTATTAGTTGCGCCATCCCCGGACTGCGAGAGGTCTGGTGTTCTCCATCTTTCGGCTGAAGACTCGTCCTGGTGGTGGCGGGATGTGGAGACCGATACTGTCGATTCCTGCGGGCTATAGTCGGTTTCGGTGTCGGTGCTCCATTCAGAGAAGCGACTGTATTCAGGCACGAAGTGGGAGTGGGAAGAGTCGactgttgttgttgttgttgttgttgttgttgttgtcatGCTGGAGAAATAACTGCGCGGGATCTCGCCATCCATCGCTTTGTCCCTTTCGTCGATAGCGCGAACTGCTTCATCCATGACTGAAGATGGCGTGTTTGGGAGTGTAGGGAGCCTCTTTTCTTTGGTAAATGCAGCAGTTGGCGTGGGCAAGTCACCAGAGTTAGGGATATCTTTCAGGGCTTCCCTGAACGCACGATTTTCGTCATGTGTCGCGGTGTTTCCGTTTGCTGCGCCGCGAGAAGAACCGGGTTTGCGGGGCTCCGGGCGTGTCTGCACTGTGAGAAGACGATCCGGTGCCGTTTCCCCAGCGGCTGCCTTCATCGCGCGACGACTTTGAATGGTGGACGGTCCAAGTCTGTCAGGAGAGCTCAAGAATGGAATTGCGATTCCAGCGTTGACCTTGATTCTTGGGATATTGCTGAAATTCTCAATAGGCTCATTTTGCCGCGGTGTCATCTTTGGAGCATTCAATGGTTGCACTGGCTCGAACTTTCTATCCACATCAGCAGGTTGCCTTAAAGCAGCCAGAAGCGCTCGAGCTCTCGGGGGAGACATAGAACGTGAATCTCTCTTGTGGCCTTTACAAGTGGCACTGGGCGGCTGAGATGCACTCCGATGAATTCCGGCCATCGGAGATCTACTCGAAGAGTGTGCAGGGCTCGGTTCGCGGCCTATCGGTGCAGATGTCTGAAGACGCACGGGTTGGGGCTGGGGCGGCGGCTTCCGCGGGTTCATAAACTTGTCTTCGGGGTGCATGGTCCGAAGATGTTCCGATCTTTGGGAGCTGCCACTCACTGAGCGTCCATGCGCGCGACTGTCGGGTAAAATAATAGGGACGTTCAACACATTCATGGGCTGCCCTGGAAGAAGTGGGCACATGGTGGTCGTTGGTTCTGCCTCGTTATAGTATTCTGTATCATTATCGAGCAAATACTGTTTTTCTCGTTAGCTCTTTCATCTCACATGCGTGAACATGAGCCTCACATAATACCAGTAAGTACCGCCCATCTTCAGACCTCCTGTTCGCCATTGGGTCTGTTCTGGTCCACCGCCTATCATATCGGTAAATGTATGACATCCTCTCCAGTGTCCGGGTCCGACTCGCGTATCTCTTTCCATCACATATTGCTTAGAGAAATTGTCCCATGATCCGAGCAGCTTGACCGACCGGATCTCCGGCTTTGTGGTCCTGAATCTTCGTCAGCTCATGGAGATATTAACTGCACTTAGCGTACTCACAGCAAAAAAGTTATAAGGGTAGTAGAGATCATCGCAAGGTCAGACAGCAACAAGAATACCAGGAAAGAGAGACCACTGAGCAAAGCTGGTGATAGTAcagataaaaaaaaagaatgaatCGGAGTAAGGAAATGCACAGCAAAAGAACAAatgacaaaagaaaaagctaaAAGACCGAACCCCAGTATAACACACGCAAATGCCAGGCAACAAAAAGACAGTGGTATATAGAGGTCAAGAAAAGGGACTTGAGCCGGAAGCCCGAGCTTATATAACAAGCCGGAGCTCACAGAAATAAAGCCAACTCCACACAGACGGGTCTGTAATTACAGCGGGGAATTGGAAGCACACCACGCTGTACCTGTTTCAGAATTGAGAGACAGGTCTAAGAATAAACGGTTCGTTTCAGGTGGATTCGGGGCTACGCCGCAGACAATCACCACCATGCCATGGCCTGGACACACTGGACCCAAACCAAATCACCATCAAATGGGCTGATGCTTCAAGAATCACAATGGTGTAATTTCCCCAGCGCAGCGCAGAGCGATAATATTGGCCAATGAGGAGCGGAAGAAGGAAGCGCCAGCCACTTGGCTTGGAAATGTTTCCTGCGTAGGGGAGTCCGGCGCTAAGAGGCCTCTTAGCGCTGCAGGTTGGAATGTTGAAACAGGGGGAAGATGAAAGAGAGATCGAACCCGTATAACTGGTAGAATACAGTTCAGCCTTCTGAAGgtgaagaaaatcaagtgaGAAGGATAAGAAGCGAATTCGAGGTTTTTTAAGAGATCAGCGCGGGGAGGACTTTTGGAAGATCACCAAAATTGGCGGTGATGCGGAGTGGAGCTGGGAGTGTTCAATCATCAGTGCTGATCTACTTCAAGTCGACCGTATTAGAATTGCAttacaagaaaaagaaagagaaaggaCAGAATGTGATCTCCGATTCTCACAGAACACGGTGTGGCTTGCGGTCCTCCGATGCTGCCCGTCATCGTGGTTCGTCGATCCCCCATGCAAGGTACAAGCACGCCCACTGAGATTAGTTAGATCTAGTAGATTGTTTTCAATCTCGATCATTAGTTGGAGGGGTGTGACGAACATTCACGTTGATCTGGAGTTGAGTCGATTCTCTGTACCATTGTCGATGTCAGTTCGCAGCTGCAAGGGCCCCAAGCTCTGATAGCGAATCACCGGGTTGTTCCCATTGGCCCTGGAGATTAAATAGAACCGAGCTATCAGGGACACGTCTGAGAATTCTCCACCTCGGCGGTTCCTGAGAGAAATCTTGGATATGTCATTTTCCGAGTTGGTCACAATAATGCGATTGGAAGAGAAGTTCCCCGTACTCCCTACAGCAAATAGAGGAAATATAACATGTACTTCGTAGCATCAGATTGAACAATTCTAAGCCTAAATATCGAACCCCGAAAAACTTCAAACCCCCGTAAATACCTAACACTCCCAATCTCGATCCAACCTCTTGTGAACGGCTCCAAGCACAGTCTTTAAAATCCCATACCCATCCAAGCATTCTCCAGCCCGATTTCTCCAAGGAACAGTATCAACAATATCTCTTAGATGTAAGGCATGGCACCGACTCCCAAGGTCTTTATCCAAAACCTCCAAGTACTGCCGAGCCATCTCATCATTCCCAATCTGAAAGAACTGAATCCCAACCTGCCATGGAATAGCACGACAAGAAGGTCCATCCAGTACCTGAGCCGTCTTAATGATAACGCTCTccgcatcatccgtaaacACCCCATCGGTAATTGTGATGATATTGATCGGCTTAACCAACAAGCCCGGGCCAGATGGGCCCTTTTGCGCTCGCCTCTCTGCCTCCTTTGCTTCCACCAACTTGGTATATGGGTCCAAAATTTCAAACAGACGACGACCAACTCCTGTTCCGCCAGAGGGTCTGACGGAGGAGAAGATCTCGCTCACACGTTGCGCGGTCCTGATGTTGTGATATCCACCGGCATCGAGTTTGGGGCATCGGCTGGGGCTGTAATTATAATTCAAGTTGGTGTTGGACTTGGACCGGTGATTGATAAAGTAGATGTCGATTCCCTCACTGTCGTATTTGGTGCAGACTGGCGTGATCGCTGCGAGGGCATCTTTGGCTTCGTTCCAAAGTTCGCCCCTCATGCTAGAGCTATCGTCTACCAAAAAGATTGTGTGAAATGTACCGAGGAAGGCGTACTGAGAATCGGGTTCCGGCTCTTCGGGAGCGCTGATTCTGATTGTGGGGATCACTGCGTCCACGTACGGTGGTGGAAGATTTGACGGCTGCTCTCCTAGGATGTTCGATGTATTGGAGCTATTGATGCGGCCTCGGGGCCATGATGGAAAATGTGCTGGTGTGATCACAGTGGTTCTTGCTATGGTGGATATCTCTGCTTTGCGGTCTTTGTGCTCTTTGCGCTCTTTGCGCTCTTTCCGATGGTTGGATGAGAGAGAGTGCCATAGAGATGTCTTTTCATGAGTGCCCATAGCGGGATATTGCATAAGTTGTAGATGAGTGCAGACGAGGACTATTTGCCTACTTAATTTTCAGTATCCTAGAGGCTATTCGAATGTCTTGAAATGGTTTAATCCAGACAAAGGATTTGAGCCAGGGAATACCTTCTTTATACCTAGGTATTTACGTCTGACATCTATAAGGGTCTCGGCTGTGAACCTCAGTATTCAAAGAATGGGTAGGATATGGCAGAGATGCTTGGACCAAGGCACACGTCTAACCAACAAGGATCCACCCCAAACACATGGTCAAGACACAAGTTTTTCAATCTCACAGTTAGCCCCCAAAGTATGTGTATGGCACAAAATGCTATCATGCATCACAAGGCATATATGTAGTTCACCTGCTGCGGCCCCAATGTAAATGATTGACATGGATCTTGAGGGGCAATGTTGCTCATTTGTGGATAAGCCCCCACCTTGGGAGACCCGGGCCACAGCTAGATAAAGTAAAGTCATTGAGCTTCAGTGTTACGTTTGAACTTCACCAATCATCCAAGTACCATTTCGGAGAGTTGGGAAACCACAGACAGGGTCCTTTGTAACTACTAGGGGCGGAGCAAACACAGCCCCACAGATGCAATCCTGGTGCACAGGGCGCACCGTAGTCTACTTCGGATGAACTGACTCCATTGTTACGGTTCTTTCGAGAAACTTTTTTTAGAAGCTGTGATCGACTTTGACAGAGGCTCTGATGTTTTTCTctttaatttttttctttgtgaCACGTCGTGAGTCATGATGAGATTCACAACAGAAGGTGCCCTAATCCGAACTATAACACAAAAGAAAATACACAAGTAAATAGACGTGTGTTAACGCTTTTAACATGGcgtaagaaaaaaaagagaaagaaaagaaaaaaataacTACATCAGTCGCTTGCCCCAAGACAAGTATCTCCCTAATGGGCTGATTGAACTACATTTCTCTCGCCAGATCAGGCGCACTGAACACTTCAGGAGTGTCTGCTTCGGTGACAGAAAGTAAAATTCCAGGATCAGCAGCGACTATATCCGCCACTGCCAATGCCAGGTCAATGCCTATTGAGTTTCCAATCATTTCCAGACACTTGACCACCCAGCGGCGCAGCCTATGTTGGGGGCTCTCAACAATCCCGGCGACAAACAGATGCCATAGGAGCACTAGACCCCCAATGTAACTTTCAGGTGGCGGGATATTAGACTCCTTATCTACCAGGTGGACGTTGAAATGAAATGGAACACTGCGACAGATCTCCACGGCCAACCGCCGGGTCGTTAATCGCAGCGTCCTGCATTGGACATGAAACTCTTCAGATAGCAAGGCCGAAGAGGAACTGTCGGATAGTTTTCGGACATGGGTAAGTATGATTTCGCCGACCAAGATTCGTGCGCTGCGGTATTGGTTCCACAAACTGCAAACCCAGAGGGAGGGGTACACGTGGTAGTGATCGTCGTAGGGCGATATACCTCGGAATTGCTTTTGGATGGCAAAGTCAAAGGGGGAGCTTATATGGGTGGTGTAGATAAGTTCGGGAGGAAGAGCTGCTAGCCAGGCAATTAAATTGGCTTCGATGGCCAACGCTGTTGTTAGGATTTCCCGCTCATTTTTATACTCATTGATGCGGATGTCTGCGCGAAGGTTCGATAGTTTGCCAATTATCATAACTAGTCGATTGCCGTGAGCTTGTGCTGGGTCAAGAAACATCGCGATTTCTGTGCAGTGGAGTAGCGATTCAGGCACTCGTTCGTCTCGTTGTAGGCAACTGATGATCTGTTAGGGAGTTAGCTTGAGATTGAAGGAGCGATTGACGACGCTCACAATCCGATACTGAAgatacaaaaaaaagtgaagaCCGGCGTTGGTCTTAAGTTGATCAGTGCCCCGTAAATCGAGCAGGGCTGTTGCCCCATTGATATGGTTAGTCCAACCGTCAATATTTTCCGGGGCTCTTGATGTGATAATCTATAAGGCAGAGCGTCAGCGACAACCATCTGAGAGGACAAGAATGCAAAATCGCATACTTCGTATACGGCAAGCAGTGCGACAGCACTTAAAGTTTGAATTGTTTTCGCCTCCTCTATGTCGGCTAGAGAGGCATTAAGCAATCTCAAAGCGGATCCATACTCCCAATGGGCTACATCTTTAAGCGATGGTATCCCTCTTACTCGCGAGAGCATAGCCGTGGCAGTAGCAACCACACATGCCCTCATAGCTCTCTGACTCGTAGAGCCCCCGTTttgcaaaaaaaaggtggaGATCATCTCACTAGTCCAGAAACTGCTGGGGATGGCATTGGATCGCAGGAGATAACAGACTGCTTCATACTTGGTGGCTTCGAGCTCATGTGACGGCTGGACCTCCAACGGGTAATTTCTGAGCTGTCGCATCAAGTAGACATGCTGTGGATCAGAGTTGAAATCAAAGTCTTGCTCCACCGGGAAACTGAGCCTAGACCGCAGAGTGTTCCCTTCTGGGATTGCAGTGCGACGCGACCGCTCTGCTTGTTTGTTCTTATGTGTCAAAGCCGCAACCGCCTTTCGGATTACTGATTTGCTTTCGTCACGAAACATTAACGCCAGCTGATCTCGATATCCGGGACAGTCCCGCTTGGCCCTGGTGCATTGTGAACAGGCCGGTTGGGCTTGGTCACACCGAATCTTCCTGGACCTGCACTCGCCACATCCTTTGCTTGGCTTGCCACAATATACCATATTCTGCACTTGATAAAGTATTGTACACTGTCCACGACtagaaaaaagaaggaagtGGTAAAGAAGATGTTGCTCAGCCCCGCGTTGTCTGGACGGCGCTTAACCGCTTCGGGTATGCTTTGCGAACCAACCCTTTCCATGTCGATCTTCCACATACTTCCCACAGGGTTGCCTTGGAGATACATAGTAAAAGATCTGATTTGGCCAGTAAACAAAAGGTGTGGGGGATAAGCTAGAACTAAAATCACCTCAGGCTTGTATCTGGGGCAATAAGAGGTGCCATATAATTTATATCCTTGACTGTCATGCTCCGAAACTGCGACCAGGTgtccctatgttgtactcagCCTAGTTTATAATTTACACCTCATTGTGTGATATGACGATTGATCCCAGCAATGTGTCGGATTTAGATATTGATGACGAATTAGCTCTGATCATCATGTGAATTAGTGCAGCGAGCGAGAGCGAATGGCATTCACAACATGCCCTCAATTGATGTAGACTCCACCTAGCTGTAAAAGTATATACTGCATGAGTGCGGCCTTAACGACAGGAGATCTTAATGATCCCCAGGCCGATATTGAGGATTTTtggtggctttttttttaagaggTCCTCTACAAAAGTGCTAAAAAGTGTAAACCATGCCGGGGAAATTTTCCGTGTATAATCAGGGATTGGATTGTTTTTCTGTTGCTCTTCATCCTCTAGGTCTTACACTTATCCAAAAAGCACGACAGAAAGGCTTATAACATGGATTTCCTTTTTTGTTGCATTTAACGTCGTAATCTCAAGACGCATCCATCTGTAGATACTTGCAGATATCATCCTGCTCGCTTTGGTGGAGACTCAATCTGAGCATCGTCCTGGTTCACCCGCTTCTTGTTTCTCCTAAAGTGTCCGCTGGAGTCCGAATCCTGTTGTAGAAACCCACCTGTACCGGTTCcatcatcatgccattcgcTAAATTCCCACTGGACTGAAGTCGATTGTTCAACACTGCGTCCCATGCCACGCTGGGCACGCATCAAACGACCTAAACGGCTCCCTTCTACCATCTCTTCAAACCAAGGGATCCCCCCAGTTCTGCCGTGCTGTAGACTCCTTGAAATATCCGCAAAATCCTTAGATAGCGGAGCAATTGCCGAAGATGAAGCGGTTTCGGAGGCTGGCGCTATCTCGGATGAGGTGAAGATACCTGCGGGGGGAGTTTCCTCGTCAAAGTCCCGAGGAAGCAATCCTAGATCATCCAATGCGCGTTGGTCATCCACTAGCAGACTTCCAATCGTGACAGACAGGAAGTTAGACTCTTCGAGGGGCTCCTCTGTCCAGAATGTCAAGGGTGTACCGCAGTAGCCACAGAAGACACGCTGGGTTTGAGGTGCATGGCGGGGCGAATGAATGCGGCGAATAGAAGAGTGTGATTCATCTGGGAAGAAGGACCGAGTGTGGGATTGGTACCAACCAAGAGGCACTCTTAGCCACGCCGAAAGAGGTGTGCCGTGAAATCGACCTAGGGTTCGAGATCAGCCGGGGGATCGACAAGCTTCACTTGGATATACCCACGATTGTCTCGGCTGCTGTCGAAGTACACTTCGGCGTGAGTTGTTACATCATCCGGGATATGAATTTGGTATTCGTTTCGGCCACAAGAGCATGAGCCGCGGAGCGGATTGAAGGCCATGGTAGTACAAGAGCTACCACGGCGTTGGTAACTTCGCAAGGTTTGGGGCTAGATAGATGGTTATAGATTGGAGATTAGCGACCTGACACTCGTTTTGTCTGCAATAAATCTCAATAGAGAGGGGTGGTAATCTTAGATAGCAAATTGGACTAGGATCATCCAGAACGCGAAAGCAAAATTgatatgaaaaaaaagaaaaagcaagtGTTCTGTGGACTCGCTCTATGACGTTTAGAGGTTGCCAAGGCCCGTTCCCGGCCTCCAGGTTTACACTCCGCAATGGCCGTTGGCCTTATCGCTTCCTATCGCCCTCCCGCGTCTCTCGGcttcctctctctcccttcCAAATTCTCCTATTGCCTACCGATTACAGTCGCCTCCCCCCTCTATGCCTTACCTCTTCGAACACTCAGAACAATAGTGTTAGCCATCCAAGCCATCCAATCGAAACTGCGAGCCCCGAACCCTGCATACCCTCGGCGCATCTACCCTACGCCCTCAGTTTCTCTCAAAATCCTCCAGTCATCAAGCACCACGATGAATCCAGAGGATGACCACGATCGGTCGTCCTCGACACCAAATGGGACATCTAAGCAGGGATTAGCCCAGGACAAGGACAAACCTCGTCTTAccgatcaagaaaaaaaaagcaatcaCATTGCCTCGGAGCAAAAGCGACGCGCAGCCATTCGCGAAGGCTTCGATCGCCTGACAGAACTGGTGCCCGGTCTAGAGGGACAGGGCCGGAGTGAGAGCATTGTTCTGCAGAAGACCGTGGATTTTATCCATGTGAAGCTACAAGAACGTCACGATCTTATCGCAGAGATCGAGAGCAAAGGCGGCCGAGTGGACGACTCTTTCCGCCCAACGTGATCCTATTTCTCCCGGCATCTCATGGAGCTTTGAATCGGTATCCTGCGGCCTTTGTTCTCCTCCGCTGGTCAATACGAGGGTTCTGGGGCTGCAGTCCGAGCGATTCTTCTCAAATCTTGGACTACATAACTCTATACCCACACTaatgctttctttttcttgtctaTCTATTTGACCCCTACATTACGAACGAGATCTTGAAAATGATCAATTGCAGAGCATCCTCGTTGCCTCACAGATCTGGTCTCCACATATGATTTTGATGTCTATCACGCATCCTCCACCGCATTTAGTGGAGTGAACGACTATCAATACGATGCCACACACTTTCTGCTCCTAGTCTTCCTACTAATTTTGACTATTGTACATTGAAGCTTTTTGCCTGTTTTGTTTCTGCTCCTATGTACCAGAATGTACATGGTCACGGCTGTTGCTGCGAAGCAACCGGGCGTTTTATCTTTCCCAATGGCTAGCCTGAGATCAAGTTCTTTTCAGCTCTGACTGAGCACCCGTATTGCCATGCTCGTTTCTAATCAAAACCAGAATTGTTTGGCCGAGCTGTACTTAGGTCGCATCACGTGAACAGAGCTACGGAGAATAATTGCAGTCATGCAGTTTCTAGGTAGCCAACCAGATTGTGAGAATATGTCCTGTGTGTTCGGGCAGTTAGACCAAGTAGTTAATCAATGCAGCGGTGGCGAAAGTGGTATCTGAACATGGACTGCACATGTATTTTAGGGGTCGCAACAGCCATTACATCGAGAGATACCAGAGAGCTTCGGCTTACCGCCTGGCATCTGCCTGAGAAACCGAGCCCCTTCAAGTTGAAGCTGACGCAGACTATACACTCTACACAACCGCAACATTCAAGAATTTGAACACTCAGGATCCTCAATTGAATATCTTTGCACACCCTTGCAGGATCAATCGACTGCACACAAAGACCAGTTGCCTCGAAAAACGAACGGAAAGAGCACCTGATTCCCCGCAGCGCCTCGCTGCCCGCAATTCCCAAAACCCACGTCCAAAACACCGGACAAACGCCAAATCACCCAACATGACAGACTCCAAAGAAGCCTTTCTGTCCCACATAGAAGAATTTGACACCACTGAGTCCGACCCACCCCCAGCCTACGAAACACCTCTCTTGAAAGTTAACCGCGGGGCACCTCTTCCACGCCCGCCACCCCTCGATCTCCCAGTCCTGAACAGCCTCCGCAGCCAGCGCGTAATCCTCGCCTCGCAGTCACCACGCCGAAAGCAAATAATCTCCTTCCTGGGCCTCCCGAACATAGAAATCATTCCCTCGAACGCCTCAGAAGATCTACCAAAAAGCCTAAGCCCATTCGAGTATGTGCTagcaacagcaacgaaaAAGGCCCATGCTGTCtatgaaaaagaaaccaacgACGAGACCAAGAGAGAGCCAGCCTTAATCCTAGCCGCAGACACGGTCGTCGTCGACCCGTCCACCGGCTCGATCCTCGAAAAGCCTCGCTCCGAAGCACACCACATGGCTATGCTGCGCTCGCTACGTGATGCCCGAAACCACAAGGTCTATACGGCGCTTGTGGCTATGGCTCCTTTGGCTAGTGCGCGGGACCCGGGGTATGCCATTGAGAGTACCGTTGAGGAGACATCGGTGCGGTTTGATATCGATGTTACGGATGAGTTGATTATGGCTTATGTGCGTACGCGTGAGGGCGCGGATAAAGCCGGTGGCTATGGGTTGCAGGGGCTTGGGTCTATTCTtgttgagaagattgatgGCAGTTATGACAATGTGATTGGGTTGCCGCTCAAGGCGACGCTCAGAGTTATTGAAACTGTCATGCTGAAGGCGGATGATGACAAGGGGCTGCCTGGGGATGGCGAGGAgagtgaggatgaggaatGAA
The nucleotide sequence above comes from Penicillium digitatum chromosome 1, complete sequence. Encoded proteins:
- a CDS encoding anaphase-promoting complex subunit 4, with translation MISTTLITFLLTTKPEIRSVKLLGSWDNFSKQYVMERDTRVGPGHWRGCHTFTDMIGGGPEQTQWRTGGLKMGGTYWYYYLLDNDTEYYNEAEPTTTMCPLLPGQPMNVLNVPIILPDSRAHGRSVSGSSQRSEHLRTMHPEDKFMNPRKPPPQPQPVRLQTSAPIGREPSPAHSSSRSPMAGIHRSASQPPSATCKGHKRDSRSMSPPRARALLAALRQPADVDRKFEPVQPLNAPKMTPRQNEPIENFSNIPRIKVNAGIAIPFLSSPDRLGPSTIQSRRAMKAAAGETAPDRLLTVQTRPEPRKPGSSRGAANGNTATHDENRAFREALKDIPNSGDLPTPTAAFTKEKRLPTLPNTPSSVMDEAVRAIDERDKAMDGEIPRSYFSSMTTTTTTTTTTTVDSSHSHFVPEYSRFSEWSTDTETDYSPQESTVSVSTSRHHQDESSAERWRTPDLSQSGDGATNTDPNTPHLTVYSKLSSPNSASGELPPWSVGLPQLTLSLSSPGFDCSGLGIENFDEVESNPKRHAALFSALESMEALAMSCSPNGSPILLPQASRGSDTEQNIFATERKVSETSLERIRSCRSNASFQENATMKELIDELSYLKNLIQADMDGAPF
- a CDS encoding von Willebrand factor, type A, which codes for MGTHEKTSLWHSLSSNHRKERKERKEHKDRKAEISTIARTTVITPAHFPSWPRGRINSSNTSNILGEQPSNLPPPYVDAVIPTIRISAPEEPEPDSQYAFLGTFHTIFLVDDSSSMRGELWNEAKDALAAITPVCTKYDSEGIDIYFINHRSKSNTNLNYNYSPSRCPKLDAGGYHNIRTAQRVSEIFSSVRPSGGTGVGRRLFEILDPYTKLVEAKEAERRAQKGPSGPGLLVKPINIITITDGVFTDDAESVIIKTAQVLDGPSCRAIPWQVGIQFFQIGNDEMARQYLEVLDKDLGSRCHALHLRDIVDTVPWRNRAGECLDGYGILKTVLGAVHKRLDRDWEC
- a CDS encoding Glutathione-dependent formaldehyde-activating enzyme/centromere protein V; protein product: MAFNPLRGSCSCGRNEYQIHIPDDVTTHAEVYFDSSRDNRRFHGTPLSAWLRVPLGWYQSHTRSFFPDESHSSIRRIHSPRHAPQTQRVFCGYCGTPLTFWTEEPLEESNFLSVTIGSLLVDDQRALDDLGLLPRDFDEETPPAGIFTSSEIAPASETASSSAIAPLSKDFADISRSLQHGRTGGIPWFEEMVEGSRLGRLMRAQRGMGRSVEQSTSVQWEFSEWHDDGTGTGGFLQQDSDSSGHFRRNKKRVNQDDAQIESPPKRAG
- a CDS encoding Acetylserotonin methytransferase-like protein (ASMTL), putative, encoding MTDSKEAFLSHIEEFDTTESDPPPAYETPLLKVNRGAPLPRPPPLDLPVLNSLRSQRVILASQSPRRKQIISFLGLPNIEIIPSNASEDLPKSLSPFEYVLATATKKAHAVYEKETNDETKREPALILAADTVVVDPSTGSILEKPRSEAHHMAMLRSLRDARNHKVYTALVAMAPLASARDPGYAIESTVEETSVRFDIDVTDELIMAYVRTREGADKAGGYGLQGLGSILVEKIDGSYDNVIGLPLKATLRVIETVMLKADDDKGLPGDGEESEDEE
- a CDS encoding Fungal transcriptional regulatory protein, N-terminal → MFRDESKSVIRKAVAALTHKNKQAERSRRTAIPEGNTLRSRLSFPVEQDFDFNSDPQHVYLMRQLRNYPLEVQPSHELEATKYEAVCYLLRSNAIPSSFWTKSYEGMCGCYCHGYALATDIEEAKTIQTLSAVALLAVYEIITSRAPENIDGWTNHINGATALLDLRGTDQLKTNAGLHFFLYLQYRIIISCLQRDERVPESLLHCTEIAMFLDPAQAHGNRLVMIIGKLSNLRADIRINEYKNEREILTTALAIEANLIAWLAALPPELIYTTHISSPFDFAIQKQFRGISPYDDHYHVYPSLWVCSLWNQYRSARILVGEIILTHVRKLSDSSSSALLSEEFHVQCRTLRLTTRRLAVEICRSVPFHFNVHLVDKESNIPPPESYIGGLVLLWHLFVAGIVESPQHRLRRWVVKCLEMIGNSIGIDLALAVADIVAADPGILLSVTEADTPEVFSAPDLAREM
- a CDS encoding Helix-loop-helix DNA-binding; this encodes MAVGLIASYRPPASLGFLSLPSKFSYCLPITVASPLYALPLRTLRTIVLAIQAIQSKLRAPNPAYPRRIYPTPSVSLKILQSSSTTMNPEDDHDRSSSTPNGTSKQGLAQDKDKPRLTDQEKKSNHIASEQKRRAAIREGFDRLTELVPGLEGQGRSESIVLQKTVDFIHVKLQERHDLIAEIESKGGRVDDSFRPT